In Alteromonas sp. V450, the following proteins share a genomic window:
- a CDS encoding allantoate amidohydrolase: MGKFAAFAELATQVMARCETLGTLSQDPTCLDRRYLTEQHKLANQLASGWMIEAGMTTWQDAVGNIWGRYTSSVPNAPRLILGSHLDTVPNGGKYDGMLGVVAAISLVAMFDGTQTKFPFHIDIVGFCDEEGTRFGTTLLGSRALTGKWQEQWRHLKDENGVSLEQAMANFGLNFDAVNSAAISRTDVLGYIELHIEQGPVLEQENLPVGVVSAIAGAKRFNFTVEGMAGHAGTVPMSMRRDALCASAEMLLAVESISLQRPGVVATVGKIENAPNGVNVISGRTRFSLDIRSEDDNLRDSVLVEILQKFDDIAQARQITLTREQTHSAPAVHCDSQLKEALVRGVEESGIAPRILASGAGHDAMAIADICPVAMLFTRCKGGISHHPAESITEEDVAASLSVLYKTIGKLKHA; encoded by the coding sequence ATGGGTAAGTTCGCAGCGTTTGCTGAACTGGCTACGCAAGTTATGGCAAGGTGCGAAACATTAGGCACCTTAAGCCAAGATCCAACCTGTCTAGACAGGCGCTATTTAACTGAACAGCATAAGCTTGCGAATCAACTCGCCTCTGGTTGGATGATTGAAGCGGGTATGACTACGTGGCAAGACGCTGTGGGTAATATCTGGGGACGCTATACATCAAGTGTACCCAACGCGCCGCGATTAATTTTGGGCAGTCATCTCGACACTGTGCCTAACGGCGGAAAGTATGACGGCATGCTTGGCGTGGTCGCTGCAATTTCACTGGTGGCCATGTTTGACGGCACACAAACTAAGTTCCCTTTTCACATCGACATTGTTGGTTTTTGTGACGAGGAAGGCACACGTTTTGGCACCACGCTGTTAGGCAGCCGCGCCTTAACAGGAAAATGGCAAGAACAATGGCGCCATTTAAAAGATGAAAATGGCGTAAGCCTTGAACAAGCTATGGCCAACTTTGGGCTTAATTTCGATGCTGTTAATAGTGCTGCCATTTCGCGTACTGACGTTTTAGGTTACATAGAGCTTCACATAGAACAAGGTCCTGTTTTAGAGCAAGAAAACTTACCTGTGGGTGTGGTCAGTGCCATTGCTGGCGCGAAGCGCTTTAACTTTACGGTAGAAGGTATGGCTGGTCACGCCGGTACTGTGCCTATGTCGATGCGTCGTGACGCCCTATGTGCCAGTGCTGAAATGCTACTTGCTGTTGAGAGTATTAGCTTACAACGCCCGGGCGTGGTAGCAACCGTTGGGAAAATTGAAAATGCACCTAACGGCGTTAACGTCATTTCTGGTCGCACACGCTTTTCCTTAGATATTCGAAGCGAAGATGACAATTTGCGCGATTCAGTATTGGTAGAAATATTGCAAAAGTTTGATGACATTGCGCAAGCTAGACAAATAACGCTTACACGCGAGCAAACCCACAGTGCACCTGCAGTACATTGCGATAGCCAGTTAAAAGAGGCGTTAGTTCGCGGCGTAGAGGAAAGCGGTATTGCACCGCGAATTCTTGCATCTGGTGCAGGTCACGATGCTATGGCTATTGCAGATATATGCCCTGTAGCCATGCTATTCACGCGTTGTAAAGGCGGCATTAGCCACCATCCGGCTGAGTCTATTACCGAAGAAGATGTAGCGGCAAGTTTATCAGTGCTTTATAAAACTATTGGTAAGCTTAAGCACGCGTGA
- a CDS encoding alanine--glyoxylate aminotransferase family protein: MSTEASTSTFAPLNPPPRLLMGPGPINCYPRVLSAMSTQLVGQYDPVMTGYMNEVMQLYRDVFNTKNQQTFLVDGTSRAGIEAVLVSAIEPGDKVLVPIFGRFGHLLAEIAERADAEVHTIEVPWGEVFTPAQIEAAIKEVKPKLLAIVQGDTSTTMLQPLEHIGAICEAHDVLFYCDATASIGGNPLEADAWKLDAVSVGLQKCLGGPSGSAPITLSDKFVKTVRTRHHVEAGIRDAHHEAARGPKIRSNYFDLPMIMDYWGEERLNHHTEAASMLYCARECARVHLEEGQQNVIARHKVAGDAMLAGIQAMGLEPFGDLKHKMYNVVGVHIPDGVHGEEVRETLLLRFNIEIGTSFGPLKGKIWRIGTMGYNAREDAVLHTLQSLETVLRMQGFELPAGKGVDAALSVYAKAKAAGVANG, translated from the coding sequence ATGTCTACCGAAGCATCTACAAGTACGTTCGCGCCACTTAATCCTCCTCCTCGACTGTTAATGGGACCTGGTCCAATTAACTGCTACCCACGTGTATTAAGCGCGATGTCTACCCAATTAGTAGGGCAATATGACCCCGTTATGACCGGCTACATGAATGAGGTGATGCAGCTTTACCGCGATGTTTTTAATACGAAAAACCAGCAAACTTTTCTGGTTGATGGTACGTCGCGCGCTGGTATTGAAGCTGTTTTGGTATCGGCGATTGAGCCAGGCGATAAGGTGCTTGTACCTATCTTTGGGCGTTTTGGTCATTTGCTCGCCGAAATTGCTGAGCGTGCTGACGCTGAAGTACACACCATTGAAGTACCTTGGGGTGAAGTATTTACACCTGCGCAAATTGAAGCCGCAATAAAAGAGGTAAAACCTAAACTTCTTGCCATTGTTCAAGGCGATACGTCTACCACCATGCTTCAACCGCTTGAACATATCGGTGCTATTTGTGAAGCCCACGATGTTTTGTTTTACTGCGACGCAACAGCTTCAATAGGCGGTAACCCGCTTGAAGCAGACGCATGGAAGTTAGACGCAGTATCAGTTGGCCTGCAAAAGTGTTTAGGTGGTCCATCGGGCAGCGCACCTATTACGCTAAGCGACAAGTTTGTTAAAACCGTGCGTACCCGTCATCACGTTGAAGCAGGTATTCGCGATGCGCATCATGAAGCCGCACGCGGCCCTAAAATTCGCTCAAACTACTTCGACTTACCTATGATCATGGATTATTGGGGCGAAGAGCGACTAAACCACCATACCGAAGCGGCCAGTATGCTTTACTGCGCACGCGAATGCGCACGTGTGCATTTAGAAGAAGGCCAACAAAATGTTATTGCTCGCCACAAAGTGGCCGGCGATGCCATGCTTGCCGGTATTCAAGCCATGGGCCTTGAGCCTTTTGGCGATTTGAAACACAAGATGTACAACGTTGTTGGTGTACACATTCCAGATGGTGTTCATGGCGAAGAAGTGCGCGAAACCTTGCTTCTGCGCTTTAACATTGAAATTGGTACTAGCTTTGGCCCACTAAAAGGCAAAATTTGGCGTATTGGCACTATGGGCTATAACGCTAGAGAAGATGCCGTTTTGCATACCCTTCAGTCACTTGAAACTGTACTTCGTATGCAAGGTTTTGAGCTACCTGCGGGTAAAGGGGTTGATGCAGCGCTTAGCGTTTATGCTAAGGCTAAAGCGGCAGGAGTCGCGAATGGGTAA
- a CDS encoding sulfite exporter TauE/SafE family protein, whose amino-acid sequence MQFLIDNLTVILSLAGTGVFAGILAGMLGVGGGIVIVPVLFFLFQALGVSPESAMVIATATSLATIVPTSVSSIRAHHSKGNVDFALLKAWALFILIGVLAGSYAVTVVNPTFLTLLFGVIATLSALNMLIGKKDALFKGLPGRGGQSVMATCIGLFSSMVGIGGGTLTVPTLTFCNYPAHKAVGTAAAVGLIISLPAALTLLFVGTTPADAPFATYGYVNLLGFACIVPLTVLFAPLGATIANKLDAGLLKKIFAVVLIITGLRMLAQVLI is encoded by the coding sequence ATGCAGTTTTTAATTGATAACCTTACGGTTATATTATCGCTTGCGGGAACGGGCGTATTCGCGGGCATACTGGCAGGTATGCTCGGTGTGGGTGGCGGCATTGTTATTGTGCCGGTACTGTTTTTCTTATTTCAAGCCCTTGGTGTGTCGCCAGAAAGCGCAATGGTTATAGCCACAGCCACGTCGCTTGCGACAATTGTTCCTACTTCAGTTAGCTCTATTCGCGCTCACCACAGTAAAGGAAACGTAGATTTTGCTTTATTAAAAGCGTGGGCACTATTCATTTTAATTGGCGTGCTTGCAGGTAGTTATGCGGTAACGGTGGTTAACCCAACATTCCTGACTTTACTATTTGGTGTAATCGCCACCTTGTCAGCACTTAATATGCTTATTGGCAAGAAAGATGCCTTATTTAAAGGGCTTCCGGGCCGTGGGGGTCAGTCGGTTATGGCAACCTGTATTGGGCTGTTTAGCTCTATGGTGGGTATTGGCGGCGGCACGTTAACCGTACCTACCCTTACTTTTTGTAACTACCCTGCGCATAAAGCGGTGGGCACAGCCGCAGCGGTTGGCCTGATCATCTCGCTTCCTGCGGCACTTACCCTGCTATTTGTAGGTACTACACCTGCTGATGCGCCCTTCGCTACCTACGGCTACGTAAACTTGCTGGGCTTTGCCTGCATTGTTCCGCTGACCGTGTTATTTGCGCCACTTGGTGCAACTATCGCCAACAAACTAGACGCTGGTTTACTCAAGAAAATCTTTGCCGTTGTTCTTATCATCACTGGCTTGCGTATGTTAGCGCAAGTGCTTATCTAG
- a CDS encoding gamma-glutamyltransferase family protein gives MSEKPNIAFTAPHFAASQVGLNILEKGGTAIEAMVAAAASIAVEYPHMNGMGGDGFWLISEPGKKPIGIDASGVAAQGATPAFYEGSDAIPSRGGKSALTMAGAVAGWQAALEISHEWQSGLPLSTLFDTAISQANWGIEVTQSLVDASNKTFEELSADENFAQFLIKGKALKKGKILKLTKLSETLKHLAEKGLDDFYHGELASKLAEDLEAAGSPIRLEDFNNYKATIVEPLSVSTSKGKLYNLPAPTQGVASLIILALYDRVQHLGSTDADMVHLLIECTKQAFIARNANVTDPSRTPVSLQSLLSDHVLDEMVKNISLDKALPWPHEAKHGDTIWMGCCDSEGRMVSYIQSLYWEFGSGVVSPQTGIVWNNRGTSFSLDANSNQYLTPGLKPFHTLNPAFAELIDGRRMSYGTMGGEGQPQTQAALFARHIYHGQPIAKAISLGRWLLGRTWGDQSHNLKAERDLVEYVGESLLARGHDMVTVDPCNELMGHAGAIIRDTEGTVSGASDPRSDGKAYLGHR, from the coding sequence ATGAGTGAAAAACCTAATATCGCGTTTACTGCTCCTCACTTTGCGGCATCGCAAGTAGGCTTAAACATTCTTGAAAAAGGCGGCACAGCGATTGAAGCTATGGTTGCAGCAGCTGCCTCTATCGCCGTTGAATACCCCCATATGAACGGTATGGGCGGCGATGGTTTTTGGCTAATTAGTGAACCGGGTAAAAAGCCTATTGGTATTGATGCATCGGGCGTGGCGGCACAAGGCGCAACGCCTGCGTTCTACGAAGGTAGCGATGCCATCCCTAGCCGAGGCGGAAAGTCTGCACTGACCATGGCTGGTGCCGTTGCTGGCTGGCAAGCTGCACTTGAAATAAGCCATGAATGGCAAAGTGGTTTACCGTTAAGTACACTGTTTGACACAGCAATAAGCCAAGCTAACTGGGGTATTGAAGTAACGCAAAGTTTAGTCGATGCCAGCAATAAAACCTTTGAAGAACTAAGTGCAGATGAAAACTTCGCTCAGTTTCTGATTAAAGGTAAAGCCCTTAAAAAAGGTAAAATATTAAAGCTAACAAAGCTTTCTGAAACCTTGAAACACCTAGCAGAAAAAGGGTTAGATGATTTTTACCACGGTGAGTTGGCTTCAAAGCTAGCTGAAGATTTAGAAGCGGCAGGCTCCCCTATCCGTCTTGAAGACTTCAACAACTACAAAGCAACCATAGTTGAGCCTTTGTCAGTTTCTACCAGTAAAGGCAAACTTTATAACTTGCCTGCACCAACGCAAGGTGTAGCGTCGCTCATTATTTTGGCGCTTTATGACAGAGTTCAGCATTTAGGTAGCACCGACGCCGACATGGTGCATCTACTCATTGAGTGCACAAAACAAGCCTTTATTGCACGTAACGCAAACGTAACCGACCCTTCTCGTACGCCGGTAAGTTTACAAAGCCTGCTGAGCGACCATGTACTTGATGAGATGGTAAAGAATATCTCACTAGACAAAGCCCTGCCATGGCCACATGAAGCCAAGCACGGCGATACCATTTGGATGGGCTGCTGCGATAGTGAAGGACGTATGGTGAGCTACATACAATCGCTTTATTGGGAATTCGGTTCAGGCGTAGTAAGCCCGCAAACGGGTATCGTTTGGAACAACCGAGGCACCTCATTCTCGCTAGACGCTAACAGCAACCAATATTTAACGCCGGGGCTGAAGCCTTTCCACACATTAAACCCAGCTTTTGCAGAACTTATTGATGGTCGCCGTATGAGCTACGGCACTATGGGTGGTGAAGGTCAGCCGCAGACTCAGGCAGCACTTTTCGCGCGCCATATTTATCACGGACAGCCGATTGCTAAAGCAATATCTCTTGGCCGATGGCTTCTAGGCAGAACATGGGGCGATCAAAGCCACAACCTAAAAGCCGAACGAGACCTTGTTGAATATGTAGGCGAGAGCTTGCTGGCTCGGGGCCACGATATGGTGACGGTAGATCCTTGCAATGAATTGATGGGCCATGCTGGCGCAATTATTCGAGACACAGAAGGCACCGTAAGCGGCGCAAGCGACCCAAGAAGCGACGGTAAAGCCTATTTAGGGCATCGCTAG